A window of Methanobacteriaceae archaeon contains these coding sequences:
- a CDS encoding TIGR00269 family protein, whose product MNTCSKCGNQQIIIQKKHSGQNLCQECFIESINEKVLKDTRKYKLLEKGDKVLMALSGGKDSVVALHILNSLREKNIIDIVAVTIDEGIKGYREEGIEIAKANTRTLGIKHRVVSFKEYFGRTLDEMMGQDDTRQDDTRQDDTRRQGDTEPRHACTYCGVFRRWILNRVAQEEGATKIATGHNLDDETQSILMNYLEGNINNLIRIGPKSESRDERFTVKIKPLREIPEKEIGLYAIAADLNVHLAGCPYAGESFRREIGEFIKELSRDHPTIMYSTLRGFDKIKPILKKELTPKGNTGECRRCGEPSAGELCKACSFLEGWE is encoded by the coding sequence ATGAACACATGCAGTAAATGCGGTAACCAGCAGATCATAATCCAAAAAAAACATTCCGGCCAGAATCTTTGCCAGGAATGCTTCATAGAATCCATCAACGAAAAGGTTCTAAAAGACACAAGGAAGTACAAGCTTCTAGAAAAAGGCGACAAGGTTTTAATGGCCCTATCCGGTGGAAAGGACAGTGTCGTGGCTTTACATATCCTGAACTCCCTCCGGGAGAAGAACATCATCGACATAGTCGCGGTAACCATAGATGAAGGAATAAAGGGTTACCGTGAGGAAGGAATAGAAATCGCCAAAGCTAATACCAGAACGCTGGGAATAAAGCATAGAGTTGTGAGTTTCAAGGAATACTTCGGCCGGACCTTGGATGAGATGATGGGCCAGGATGATACAAGGCAGGATGATACAAGGCAGGATGATACAAGACGCCAGGGTGATACTGAGCCAAGGCACGCCTGCACCTACTGCGGAGTATTCCGCCGTTGGATCTTAAACCGGGTGGCCCAGGAAGAAGGGGCCACCAAGATAGCAACCGGCCATAACCTGGACGATGAGACCCAGTCCATACTCATGAACTACCTGGAAGGGAACATCAACAACCTCATCCGCATCGGACCCAAATCAGAGTCCCGGGATGAAAGGTTCACCGTGAAAATCAAACCATTACGGGAGATACCTGAAAAGGAGATAGGGCTTTATGCCATAGCAGCCGACTTAAATGTGCACCTTGCCGGATGTCCCTATGCAGGCGAGTCATTCCGGAGAGAAATAGGTGAGTTTATAAAGGAACTGTCTCGAGATCATCCCACCATCATGTATTCCACTCTACGGGGATTCGATAAGATAAAACCTATCCTAAAGAAGGAATTAACTCCCAAAGGAAACACGGGTGAATGTAGAAGATGCGGAGAGCCGTCGGCAGGAGAACTGTGTAAAGCGTGCAGCTTCTTAGAGGGATGGGAATAA
- the porA gene encoding pyruvate ferredoxin oxidoreductase, producing MIKVISANRAIAEAVKMCKPEVVPVFPITPQTTISEYLAQFVADGDLRAEYIMVESEHSSISAAVGASGAGVRTFTATSSQGLALMHEILFVAAGMRTPIVMGNANRALSAPLSIWNDQQDSISERDTGWMQFFAENAQEALDFVIQAYKISEDHEVLLPSMVCVDGFILTHTVEPVDIPSQEDVDKFLPPYEPISYLDPKDPMSLGTFTDPDYYMEARHDMEVAMEGAKDIIRRVNKEFEEVFGRKYNLVEKYKTEDAEIILVAMGSICGTIKTVIDRLREKGEKVGLLKVISYRPFPQEDIYEAVKGARRIAVLDKNISFGIGGVLFNEIKAKMDVDASGFILGLGGREVSPDDIIGIVEKTRNPTTETNQINWIGLKEEE from the coding sequence ATGATTAAGGTTATCTCTGCAAACAGGGCCATTGCCGAAGCAGTTAAAATGTGCAAACCGGAAGTAGTCCCGGTTTTCCCCATAACACCCCAGACAACCATCTCAGAATACCTGGCCCAATTCGTGGCCGACGGAGATCTTAGAGCCGAGTATATAATGGTAGAATCAGAGCACAGCTCCATAAGTGCCGCGGTAGGCGCCTCAGGCGCTGGAGTGCGAACCTTCACCGCCACATCATCCCAGGGCCTGGCCCTGATGCATGAAATATTATTCGTGGCCGCCGGTATGAGAACACCCATAGTAATGGGAAACGCTAACCGGGCATTATCTGCACCGTTAAGTATCTGGAACGACCAGCAGGACTCCATCTCTGAAAGAGATACTGGGTGGATGCAGTTTTTCGCTGAAAATGCCCAGGAAGCCCTGGACTTTGTAATTCAAGCTTATAAAATATCTGAAGACCATGAAGTACTCCTTCCCAGTATGGTCTGTGTAGACGGTTTCATATTAACCCATACGGTTGAACCGGTGGACATCCCCTCACAGGAAGATGTGGATAAATTTTTACCCCCATACGAACCGATATCCTACCTGGATCCCAAGGATCCCATGTCCCTGGGAACCTTCACCGACCCGGACTACTACATGGAAGCCAGACACGACATGGAAGTGGCCATGGAAGGAGCCAAAGACATTATTAGAAGAGTTAATAAAGAATTTGAAGAAGTTTTCGGACGAAAATACAACCTGGTTGAAAAGTACAAGACCGAAGACGCTGAAATCATCCTGGTAGCCATGGGATCCATCTGCGGAACCATAAAAACCGTGATAGACCGCCTCAGGGAAAAGGGAGAAAAAGTAGGTCTCCTAAAGGTTATCTCCTACCGGCCCTTCCCCCAGGAGGATATATACGAAGCAGTTAAAGGAGCCCGTAGAATAGCCGTTTTAGATAAAAACATCTCCTTCGGAATTGGAGGAGTCCTGTTCAACGAGATTAAAGCCAAAATGGATGTAGATGCATCTGGATTCATCCTAGGACTGGGAGGACGTGAAGTCTCCCCCGACGATATAATCGGCATAGTCGAGAAAACCAGAAATCCAACGACCGAGACTAACCAGATCAACTGGATCGGATTAAAGGAGGAGGAATAA
- a CDS encoding DUF89 domain-containing protein → MKVYYECAPCFLRQAREALDMATTDDELKLEIMEELTSIVGKNFRKGAVSNKIGTRIHRTIKERTGNEDPYLIQKEKCNQIAQQFLPAIEKLLEEDNSLINYLKAAITGNIIDFGALGLDRDIEALITETMQKDLAVDHSDLLEEELQKAGKVLYLVDNIGEIVFDKLLIEKLREDYQVEVTVAVKEKPILNDACIPDALEIGLDEVAELTTIGTDSIGVIYEDFSPEFVERFQEADLVIAKGLGNYEGLGEIEPGAKPIFCLLNAKCRPIALNIGVEVGDNVVLKL, encoded by the coding sequence ATGAAAGTTTACTACGAATGCGCACCGTGTTTCCTCCGGCAGGCCCGGGAGGCCCTGGATATGGCGACAACAGATGATGAACTGAAACTGGAGATAATGGAAGAGCTAACCAGTATTGTAGGGAAGAATTTCCGTAAAGGAGCAGTTTCCAATAAGATAGGAACCAGAATCCACCGAACTATAAAGGAGAGGACTGGAAATGAGGATCCCTACCTGATCCAGAAGGAAAAGTGTAACCAGATAGCCCAGCAATTCTTACCGGCAATCGAAAAGCTCCTGGAAGAAGATAACTCCCTTATAAACTATCTTAAGGCAGCTATCACTGGTAATATAATAGATTTCGGTGCGTTGGGACTCGATAGGGATATAGAAGCCCTGATCACCGAGACCATGCAGAAGGACCTGGCAGTGGATCACTCTGATCTACTGGAAGAAGAGTTACAGAAAGCAGGGAAGGTCCTGTACTTGGTGGATAACATTGGGGAAATCGTCTTTGACAAGTTACTAATCGAGAAACTCAGGGAGGACTATCAGGTGGAAGTTACGGTGGCGGTGAAGGAAAAACCCATACTCAACGACGCCTGCATCCCTGATGCCCTGGAAATAGGTTTAGATGAAGTTGCTGAGTTAACAACCATAGGTACAGACTCCATAGGAGTTATTTACGAGGACTTTTCACCAGAATTTGTGGAGAGATTCCAGGAAGCGGATCTGGTAATTGCCAAGGGACTGGGTAACTATGAAGGGCTGGGCGAAATAGAACCGGGTGCTAAACCAATATTCTGTCTTTTAAATGCCAAATGCCGGCCAATAGCCCTGAATATTGGCGTGGAAGTTGGAGATAACGTTGTGTTAAAACTTTAA
- a CDS encoding MoaD/ThiS family protein, with product MQVKVIFGEENLTEDVPEDYTIKEFLKKLEIPSETVVVKKNEAIVIEEELIQEGDTLEIIKVIFGG from the coding sequence ATGCAGGTCAAGGTAATATTTGGAGAAGAGAACTTAACAGAAGATGTTCCTGAGGATTACACCATAAAAGAGTTCCTGAAGAAATTGGAGATACCATCAGAAACAGTGGTGGTTAAGAAAAATGAAGCGATCGTCATCGAGGAAGAGTTGATCCAGGAAGGAGACACCCTGGAGATTATAAAGGTTATATTCGGTGGTTGA
- a CDS encoding 4Fe-4S binding protein, which translates to MTSVGATVKEPGNSVKNKTGSWRTFKPILDKEKCIDCGNCILFCPEGCINKDYDIDYDYCKGCGICAEECPVEAIKMERE; encoded by the coding sequence ATGACATCCGTAGGAGCTACTGTTAAAGAACCTGGAAACAGTGTAAAAAATAAAACAGGTAGCTGGAGAACATTCAAACCCATTTTAGACAAAGAAAAATGTATAGATTGTGGAAATTGTATTTTATTTTGTCCAGAAGGCTGCATAAATAAAGATTACGATATAGACTATGATTACTGTAAAGGCTGCGGTATCTGTGCCGAAGAATGCCCGGTAGAAGCGATTAAAATGGAGAGGGAATGA
- a CDS encoding dihydropteroate synthase-like protein — MKILILTGKLASGIVGRVTSESEHQVHTLTINTPIAAFLTPKRIIQELEKLELEYLTSFEMIITPGLIRKDVSPVEEKTGIPTYKGPKDAADLPVVLEMIEKLELSPKIPADKLIEDELRKRALQFIEDFENDKSNVKKLLKKPENIRVGNLPVGKDFPMRVLAEIANAPLLTEEELLKRAQYYLENGAHMIDIGMIAGESLEEKIPGMVRLLKDNLGDVPVSIDSLNSKELKVAIESGVDLVLSLDHGNLYEVLPSIQDHKIPAVILPTDFSRNWTPATIEERINSLENLMIKCKGIDVIADLILDPINSKSIVDSVIACHDFKKRNRIPLFMGVGNVTELLDTDSVGANALLSGIAMELGASVLFTVEESGKTLGSVHELNVSSKMMFLAKSRGSIPKDLGINLLVLKDKRKGEIVEEDIDVPIIDGVEDYAFTQDPLGSFKIIVKDGMINAVHYKKMKPTVSVQGKTAKALYDMIIKEGLISRIEHATYLGAELQKAEIAAKLGKNYTQDFPLF; from the coding sequence ATGAAAATCTTAATTCTCACTGGAAAACTGGCAAGCGGAATAGTGGGGAGAGTAACATCCGAATCTGAACACCAGGTCCATACACTGACCATAAACACACCCATAGCTGCCTTTCTAACGCCCAAAAGAATCATCCAGGAACTGGAGAAGCTTGAACTGGAATATCTCACCTCCTTTGAAATGATAATCACCCCCGGGCTTATAAGAAAAGACGTAAGTCCCGTGGAGGAGAAAACAGGTATTCCCACATATAAAGGTCCTAAAGACGCTGCAGATCTCCCGGTGGTCCTGGAGATGATTGAAAAACTGGAATTAAGTCCAAAAATCCCCGCTGACAAACTCATCGAGGACGAACTTAGAAAAAGGGCTTTACAATTTATAGAAGACTTCGAAAATGATAAAAGTAATGTTAAAAAGCTCTTGAAAAAGCCGGAAAATATCCGGGTGGGAAACCTGCCCGTGGGGAAAGACTTCCCCATGAGGGTGCTCGCCGAGATAGCCAACGCCCCCCTGCTAACAGAGGAGGAACTCCTCAAAAGAGCCCAGTACTACCTGGAAAACGGGGCGCACATGATCGACATCGGGATGATAGCCGGAGAATCCCTGGAAGAGAAAATACCGGGTATGGTTAGGTTGTTGAAGGACAACCTGGGAGACGTACCGGTGAGCATAGACAGTCTGAACTCTAAGGAGTTAAAAGTGGCCATTGAATCCGGGGTTGACCTGGTTTTAAGCTTGGACCACGGTAACTTGTATGAAGTTTTACCTTCAATACAGGATCATAAAATACCCGCGGTGATACTCCCCACGGATTTCAGCAGAAACTGGACACCAGCCACCATTGAAGAGAGGATCAACTCCCTGGAAAATCTGATGATAAAATGTAAGGGCATCGACGTCATAGCCGATTTAATACTGGACCCTATAAACAGTAAGAGCATAGTGGATTCAGTGATAGCCTGCCACGACTTCAAAAAAAGGAACAGGATACCCCTCTTCATGGGAGTGGGCAACGTCACAGAACTCCTGGACACAGATTCAGTAGGAGCAAACGCACTACTATCCGGAATAGCCATGGAATTAGGAGCAAGCGTACTGTTCACCGTTGAAGAAAGCGGGAAGACACTGGGAAGTGTGCATGAACTCAACGTCTCCTCCAAGATGATGTTCCTCGCTAAAAGCAGAGGTTCCATCCCCAAGGATCTGGGGATCAACTTACTGGTACTGAAGGATAAGCGGAAGGGCGAAATAGTGGAGGAAGATATCGACGTCCCCATAATAGATGGGGTGGAGGACTACGCATTCACCCAGGATCCCCTCGGCAGCTTCAAGATAATAGTAAAAGACGGCATGATAAACGCAGTCCACTACAAGAAAATGAAGCCAACTGTATCTGTCCAGGGAAAAACAGCAAAAGCCCTATATGACATGATCATAAAAGAGGGATTAATCAGCAGAATAGAACACGCCACCTACTTGGGGGCAGAACTCCAGAAGGCCGAGATAGCAGCCAAACTGGGTAAAAATTATACCCAGGATTTTCCCTTGTTTTGA
- a CDS encoding site-2 protease family protein: protein MENTEILEEHISRYFTIINYSTDPKNPYFILGDYDTDRFAQLTRELEGIGYTPWLGEVEGNYYLRLGKSPPRGKSRYHVQIILFIVTIATTIFAGYYFGSGSIIDGIAFSAAIMAILGTHELAHYFAARKYDVEATLPYFIPAPTLIGTFGAVINVKSPIPNKNALFDLGASGPLAGLIITIPVLFIGIYLSTVEPLQAGSVIFNPPLLMSIIAYIAAPVVPEGYMLSIHPVAFAGWVGIVITMLNLMPVSFLDGGHISRSIFKRKFHKIVSVAGIIVTVILGWIPMAVLMAIILFLSREHPGAMDNVGKLSRNRKILSVALVLVLLLCLAPAPSYI, encoded by the coding sequence ATGGAAAACACAGAAATCTTAGAAGAACATATATCCCGGTATTTCACCATAATAAACTACTCAACAGACCCAAAAAATCCTTATTTTATACTGGGAGATTATGATACAGACAGATTTGCCCAGCTAACCAGGGAACTGGAAGGGATAGGATACACACCATGGCTGGGGGAAGTTGAAGGAAACTACTATCTCCGATTAGGTAAATCACCCCCCAGGGGGAAATCAAGGTACCATGTCCAGATTATACTCTTCATCGTCACCATAGCAACCACCATTTTCGCTGGGTATTACTTTGGCAGTGGCAGTATCATAGACGGAATAGCCTTCTCAGCTGCCATCATGGCCATACTCGGTACCCATGAGCTCGCCCATTACTTCGCCGCCAGGAAATATGATGTAGAAGCCACTCTACCCTACTTCATACCGGCACCCACACTCATCGGGACCTTTGGAGCGGTGATAAATGTTAAATCACCCATACCCAATAAAAACGCCCTCTTTGACCTGGGGGCTAGCGGTCCCCTGGCAGGGCTTATCATCACCATCCCTGTATTATTTATTGGGATATACCTCTCCACAGTGGAGCCCTTACAGGCCGGGTCAGTCATATTCAACCCACCCTTGCTAATGAGTATTATAGCCTACATCGCAGCCCCGGTGGTCCCTGAGGGGTATATGCTCAGCATCCATCCAGTGGCCTTCGCCGGCTGGGTGGGCATAGTGATTACCATGCTCAACCTGATGCCTGTCTCCTTTTTAGATGGTGGACACATCTCCCGGTCAATTTTCAAACGGAAATTCCATAAAATCGTCTCCGTTGCAGGTATAATAGTGACTGTGATTTTAGGCTGGATACCCATGGCCGTCTTAATGGCCATCATATTGTTCCTGTCCCGGGAACACCCCGGAGCCATGGACAACGTGGGAAAATTAAGCAGAAACCGTAAAATATTATCTGTGGCACTGGTGCTGGTTTTACTGTTATGCCTGGCACCAGCCCCTTCATATATATAA
- a CDS encoding pyruvate synthase subunit beta gives MDIPEKEFLAPGHRACAGCGATIGVRLALKMLGENTVAVSATGCLEVITTPYPETSWKIPWIHVAFENAGAVASGVEKALKAQGKDDVTVVAFAGDGGTADIGLQSLSGAMERGHNLIYICYDNEAYMNTGVQRSGATPYGASTTTSPHGKESFGENKPKKNIPMIMAAHGVPYVATASISYPEDFMKKVQKAKEIEGPAYIHLHQPCTTGWGYDPSKTIELGRLAVETGSWLLYEIEEGEFKITYRPLERKPVNVYLEAQKRFKHLADEEKEKIQNYVDQVCAELKI, from the coding sequence ATGGATATACCAGAAAAAGAATTTCTAGCACCAGGACACAGAGCATGCGCTGGATGCGGTGCCACCATAGGGGTTAGACTGGCCCTGAAGATGCTGGGAGAAAACACAGTAGCCGTATCGGCCACCGGTTGCCTGGAAGTTATAACCACCCCCTATCCAGAAACTTCCTGGAAGATTCCCTGGATACACGTTGCCTTTGAAAATGCCGGTGCAGTAGCCAGTGGAGTTGAAAAGGCTCTTAAAGCACAGGGAAAAGATGATGTTACTGTAGTGGCCTTTGCCGGAGACGGTGGAACCGCGGATATCGGTTTACAATCCCTCTCAGGAGCTATGGAGCGAGGTCACAATTTAATATACATCTGTTACGATAACGAAGCATACATGAACACCGGGGTCCAGAGAAGTGGAGCCACCCCCTATGGTGCGTCAACCACTACATCACCCCATGGAAAAGAAAGTTTCGGTGAAAACAAGCCCAAAAAGAACATACCCATGATCATGGCCGCCCATGGAGTACCCTACGTAGCCACGGCATCCATCTCCTACCCAGAAGACTTCATGAAAAAGGTCCAGAAGGCCAAGGAGATAGAAGGACCGGCCTATATCCACCTCCACCAGCCATGTACCACCGGATGGGGATACGACCCCTCAAAAACCATAGAACTCGGGAGACTAGCCGTGGAAACCGGTTCATGGTTACTCTATGAAATTGAAGAAGGAGAATTTAAGATAACCTACCGACCTTTAGAGCGAAAACCAGTTAACGTTTACCTGGAGGCCCAGAAAAGATTTAAACACCTGGCCGATGAAGAGAAGGAGAAAATCCAGAACTACGTGGACCAGGTTTGTGCGGAACTCAAAATATAA
- a CDS encoding 4Fe-4S dicluster domain-containing protein, producing MKKILTQPDVCDGCLDCEKACAGLYGTSRITIREVDDSYYPIVCQHCEDAPCELICPTEAINEEGITDSKCIGCGLCMMVCPFGSITIHERKAHRCNQCPDLDTPACIKACSKRAIALVDTEKLKLEKQKQHIEKLTGLGKKRKKTQFINILTSKTRARKALYREESK from the coding sequence TTGAAGAAGATACTAACTCAACCAGATGTCTGTGACGGCTGTCTGGATTGCGAAAAGGCCTGCGCCGGATTATACGGCACTTCCCGGATAACCATCAGGGAAGTCGATGATTCATACTATCCCATAGTCTGCCAGCACTGCGAAGATGCACCCTGCGAGCTTATCTGCCCCACAGAAGCCATCAATGAAGAGGGAATCACAGATAGCAAGTGTATCGGCTGCGGCCTGTGTATGATGGTCTGCCCCTTCGGAAGCATCACCATCCACGAAAGGAAAGCCCACCGATGTAATCAGTGCCCTGACCTGGACACTCCAGCCTGTATTAAGGCCTGCTCAAAACGGGCCATAGCACTGGTGGACACTGAAAAACTTAAACTGGAAAAACAGAAACAACACATCGAGAAACTCACAGGACTGGGTAAGAAGAGGAAGAAAACCCAATTCATCAACATATTGACCTCTAAAACCCGGGCGAGGAAGGCACTGTACAGGGAGGAATCGAAATGA
- a CDS encoding NAD(P)-dependent oxidoreductase encodes MKVGFLGFGEVASTLSGWLKDAGVEVYTSLKNRSVKTQVLAEDCGVNTCKDNKTLAEISDILISAVTPAEAVNVAREVGKHVKGIYVDVNNISPGTAKEALGYIENGKTVDAAIIGGIKKEGIQVQIVASGSYAEQFSSLKQYGLNIKVISPDLGKAKTLKMFRSSYTKGVSALLFESLYLAYQMGLDEELMKCLESTECPGFRESTLSRVKNSAYHAQRKSQEMEEVLKFMKEQSQLGSTEEDEHPSMIEASGEYFKYISRIIELDKKPDSLKELFKSIED; translated from the coding sequence ATGAAAGTAGGGTTTTTAGGTTTTGGAGAAGTGGCATCGACCCTTTCCGGATGGCTTAAAGATGCAGGGGTGGAAGTTTACACCTCCCTGAAAAATAGAAGCGTCAAAACACAGGTCCTGGCAGAAGATTGTGGGGTTAATACGTGTAAAGATAATAAAACCCTGGCAGAGATTTCTGATATTTTGATATCAGCTGTTACACCGGCTGAAGCTGTAAATGTGGCTAGGGAAGTGGGTAAACATGTGAAGGGAATCTACGTAGATGTAAATAACATCTCACCCGGGACAGCTAAGGAGGCACTGGGCTACATTGAAAATGGTAAAACCGTTGATGCAGCCATAATAGGGGGTATAAAGAAGGAAGGAATACAAGTGCAGATTGTAGCGTCAGGAAGTTACGCGGAACAGTTTTCCAGTCTGAAACAGTATGGACTGAATATAAAAGTGATATCTCCGGATTTAGGTAAGGCCAAAACCCTGAAGATGTTTAGAAGTTCCTATACCAAGGGCGTTTCTGCACTGTTATTTGAATCACTCTATTTAGCCTACCAGATGGGTTTGGATGAAGAATTAATGAAATGCTTAGAGAGCACCGAGTGTCCGGGTTTTAGAGAATCCACCCTTTCCCGAGTAAAAAACAGCGCCTATCATGCCCAGAGAAAATCACAGGAGATGGAAGAAGTTCTAAAATTCATGAAGGAACAAAGTCAGTTGGGATCAACAGAGGAAGATGAACATCCTTCCATGATAGAAGCTTCAGGTGAATATTTTAAATATATTTCCAGGATAATAGAGCTTGATAAAAAACCAGATAGTTTAAAAGAGCTCTTCAAATCAATTGAGGATTGA
- a CDS encoding 4Fe-4S dicluster domain-containing protein — MKELISTPELCEECSRCERTCPQNAIRVINGVPIFCLHCSPERAPCLTVCPEDAIEEMDGAIIIDEEVCIGCGLCRDACPIGAIHINESGVAKKCNLCIDREKPICVLTCPTEALKMDSEDVLSEKRDKIAKELEKIKMIMKY, encoded by the coding sequence ATGAAGGAACTGATATCCACCCCAGAACTATGCGAAGAATGTTCCCGGTGTGAGAGGACCTGCCCCCAGAACGCCATCCGGGTTATAAACGGAGTGCCCATATTCTGTCTGCACTGCTCACCAGAGAGAGCACCCTGTCTCACGGTTTGCCCAGAAGACGCTATAGAGGAGATGGACGGTGCCATAATAATAGATGAGGAAGTATGCATTGGCTGTGGCCTCTGCAGAGATGCCTGCCCCATAGGAGCTATACATATCAATGAATCAGGGGTAGCTAAAAAGTGCAACCTGTGCATAGACCGTGAAAAACCCATCTGTGTGTTAACCTGTCCTACAGAAGCTCTTAAAATGGACTCTGAGGACGTATTATCTGAAAAAAGGGATAAAATTGCTAAAGAACTAGAGAAAATTAAGATGATTATGAAATATTAA
- a CDS encoding pyruvate ferredoxin oxidoreductase subunit gamma, with the protein MIEIRFHGRGGQGAVTAAEILAKAAFEDGKYCQAFPFFGAERKGAPVMAFSRISDKPIRRRYQVYNPDYVVVLDETLLEAVDVLSGLKEDGKVIINSTDDVDLIKDVESYNIDATGIALNILGVPIVNTVMLGALAGVSGIVSVDSIEKVTKETFPGKIGEKNAKAIQVAYEKVKK; encoded by the coding sequence ATGATCGAAATTCGTTTTCACGGACGTGGCGGACAAGGTGCCGTAACAGCTGCTGAGATACTTGCAAAGGCAGCTTTTGAAGATGGAAAATACTGCCAAGCATTCCCATTCTTCGGTGCTGAGCGAAAAGGCGCCCCAGTTATGGCTTTCTCAAGAATATCTGATAAACCCATAAGAAGAAGGTATCAAGTTTATAATCCCGATTATGTTGTTGTTTTAGATGAAACACTTCTAGAAGCTGTAGATGTATTATCTGGACTTAAAGAAGATGGAAAAGTAATAATAAATTCCACTGATGATGTTGATCTTATAAAAGACGTGGAATCCTATAACATCGATGCCACTGGAATTGCCCTGAACATATTGGGCGTTCCCATAGTAAACACGGTTATGCTAGGGGCGCTTGCCGGTGTCAGCGGTATAGTTTCAGTGGATTCCATTGAAAAGGTTACTAAAGAAACATTCCCTGGTAAAATAGGTGAAAAGAACGCCAAAGCCATCCAAGTTGCATATGAAAAAGTTAAAAAGTAA